The Candidatus Cloacimonadota bacterium genome window below encodes:
- a CDS encoding T9SS type A sorting domain-containing protein: protein MISNKGIKLNTWVIMILLFLFTLSLSAQVLREEFPPPTDLEVVEVGDRYVELGWSAPAAMRGDLDRFNRSLEGYNVYRDGEQIDLEELITVTTYEDTDILNDYTYQYYVTAVYTDGESEPSNIVEATPFTPYFASGSGTEDHPYIIETAEHLYNIRLYLAEDSRDDEDDEEVEVIYWMQANDIDMLPITNPDEVPEWQNDIEYEKGDFVRYFTATPAPPGDHTFMCINPPTSHQVPTNTNFWLRVWRTSQGWLPYGTEAESFQGTYDGNGNTINGLFINRDANIQGLFGYVDGGKVVNLGLPNANITGRFNVGGFFGYSRNSAMIDNCYITGSVAGTLDNVGGLIGFSEINSHITNSYSSSNVSGRSRVGGLVGRNRDNCNIDNSYSTGNVSGTMNYVGGLIGLNERESHISNSYATGIISGERDYIGGLIGQNEIDSNIIDCYSTGDVIGLKEDVDEEILGSNYVGGLIGNNMIDSAIINSYSIGDVVGEWYVGGLIGRNEIDSVVFDCYSNGSIDGGWYVGGLIGWNEANSLISQSFSSSDVVGDEFLGGLVGHNWSSRIDDSNSNGDVSGYSHLGGLVGFNRSYSSIHNCYSTGNVTGGEDFVGGLVGINSNSIISKSYSTGNVSSDGHRIGGLAGVNWYSSTISNCYSIGNVDGNNYVGGLVGFNFDSLVDYSYSIGQVVGAGEFIGGLIGQNWDDPGSRFVGNSYWNVVTSGQTTSDGGEGRTTEEMTYPYADNTYIGWYFSNIWGADVDYTINNGYPHLLFMKTPLPAIAIYPENEANEIPVDLVVLEWELDPNTIYEYPEPEGYLFAFWESDENAPSIVDMEDVGIATTYEVTELEYDKEYNWQVIPYIVLENGERYIVTSKTHTKSVSETRRVLEDNYLLTGGCRIWKFRTEEDLSLDETELPFVTELRGNYPNPFNPETKIVFTLAQASNISIEIFNIRGQRVKSLINDHYDMGFHEIVWDGSNDSGKTVSSGIYFYKMTTHDYNKVNKMMLLK, encoded by the coding sequence ATGATTAGCAATAAAGGGATTAAGTTAAATACTTGGGTAATAATGATATTACTATTTTTATTTACATTGAGTTTATCCGCGCAGGTATTAAGAGAAGAATTCCCCCCCCCCACAGATTTGGAAGTTGTTGAAGTAGGAGACAGGTATGTAGAATTGGGATGGAGTGCTCCAGCTGCCATGAGGGGTGATTTAGATCGTTTTAATAGATCTTTAGAAGGGTATAATGTTTATAGAGACGGAGAACAGATCGACCTGGAAGAATTAATTACTGTTACTACATATGAAGATACCGATATATTAAATGATTATACCTATCAATATTATGTTACGGCTGTATATACAGATGGTGAATCAGAACCATCAAACATAGTTGAAGCAACACCTTTTACTCCCTATTTTGCCAGTGGTTCTGGAACAGAAGATCATCCATATATTATTGAAACAGCCGAGCATTTATACAATATTAGGTTGTATTTAGCAGAAGATAGTAGAGATGATGAAGATGATGAAGAGGTCGAAGTAATCTATTGGATGCAAGCCAATGATATCGACATGTTGCCTATAACTAATCCTGATGAAGTACCAGAATGGCAAAATGACATCGAATATGAAAAGGGAGATTTTGTTAGATATTTTACGGCAACCCCTGCCCCTCCGGGAGACCATACGTTTATGTGTATAAATCCTCCTACAAGCCATCAAGTTCCGACAAATACTAATTTTTGGCTACGAGTATGGAGAACTTCCCAGGGCTGGCTCCCTTATGGAACAGAAGCAGAGAGTTTTCAAGGTACTTATGATGGAAACGGTAACACTATAAACGGTTTGTTTATTAATCGTGACGCAAATATACAAGGATTGTTTGGCTACGTTGATGGGGGTAAGGTAGTAAATTTAGGACTACCCAATGCCAATATTACAGGTAGATTTAATGTTGGAGGTTTCTTTGGTTATAGTAGAAATTCAGCTATGATCGATAACTGTTACATCACCGGTAGCGTAGCAGGTACACTTGACAATGTTGGTGGATTAATAGGATTTAGTGAAATAAATAGTCATATCACCAATAGTTATAGCAGCAGTAATGTAAGTGGTAGAAGTCGTGTTGGTGGATTAGTCGGCAGGAATAGAGATAATTGTAACATCGACAATAGTTATTCTACAGGTAATGTGTCAGGAACGATGAACTATGTGGGAGGTCTGATAGGATTGAATGAGAGAGAATCTCATATTAGCAATAGTTATGCAACAGGCATTATATCTGGTGAAAGAGATTATATTGGAGGGTTAATAGGTCAAAACGAAATAGATTCTAATATAATTGACTGTTATAGCACGGGAGATGTGATCGGTCTAAAAGAGGATGTAGATGAAGAAATACTTGGAAGTAATTATGTTGGTGGCCTTATTGGAAATAACATGATTGATTCAGCTATCATAAATTCATACAGTATCGGCGATGTTGTAGGTGAGTGGTATGTGGGTGGTCTGATCGGAAGAAATGAAATTGATTCTGTAGTTTTTGACTGTTACAGTAATGGTAGTATAGATGGAGGTTGGTATGTTGGTGGTCTTATTGGTTGGAATGAAGCTAATTCATTAATCAGTCAATCTTTTAGTTCCTCTGATGTAGTAGGAGATGAGTTTTTGGGTGGTCTTGTAGGTCATAATTGGTCATCCAGAATAGATGATAGTAATAGCAATGGTGATGTAAGCGGGTACTCTCATTTAGGGGGTCTTGTTGGCTTCAACAGATCATACTCGTCAATACATAATTGCTATAGTACAGGAAATGTAACCGGTGGGGAAGATTTTGTCGGTGGTTTGGTAGGTATAAATAGTAATTCTATCATAAGTAAAAGTTACAGTACAGGCAATGTATCGTCAGATGGTCATAGAATTGGAGGCTTAGCAGGTGTTAACTGGTACTCTTCAACGATAAGCAATTGTTACAGCATAGGGAATGTTGATGGTAATAATTATGTCGGTGGATTGGTAGGATTCAATTTTGATTCTTTGGTTGATTACAGTTATAGTATTGGTCAAGTAGTAGGAGCGGGAGAATTTATCGGTGGTTTAATTGGGCAGAACTGGGATGACCCAGGCAGCAGATTTGTGGGTAATAGTTATTGGAATGTTGTAACTTCCGGACAAACAACAAGTGACGGAGGAGAAGGAAGAACAACTGAGGAGATGACCTATCCTTATGCTGATAATACTTATATTGGCTGGTATTTTTCAAATATCTGGGGAGCTGATGTTGATTATACTATTAATAATGGTTATCCCCATCTACTATTTATGAAAACCCCTCTACCTGCAATAGCAATCTATCCTGAGAATGAGGCAAACGAGATTCCTGTTGATCTTGTTGTCTTAGAATGGGAACTTGATCCGAATACCATATATGAATATCCTGAACCAGAAGGCTATTTGTTTGCTTTCTGGGAATCTGATGAAAATGCACCTTCAATTGTAGATATGGAAGATGTTGGAATTGCCACTACCTATGAAGTTACAGAGCTGGAATACGATAAGGAATATAACTGGCAGGTCATCCCATATATTGTTTTAGAGAATGGAGAAAGATATATTGTTACTTCCAAGACTCACACAAAATCAGTAAGTGAGACCAGAAGAGTTCTTGAAGATAATTATCTACTTACTGGAGGTTGTCGAATATGGAAGTTTAGGACAGAAGAAGATTTATCTCTTGATGAAACAGAACTTCCTTTCGTAACTGAACTACGAGGTAACTATCCCAATCCGTTCAATCCAGAGACAAAGATTGTTTTTACCCTTGCCCAAGCTAGTAATATCAGTATTGAGATCTTCAATATTCGTGGGCAGCGAGTTAAGAGTTTGATCAATGACCATTACGATATGGGATTTCATGAAATAGTCTGGGATGGCAGTAACGATTCTGGAAAAACTGTCTCTTCAGGCATTTATTTCTACAAGATGACTACACATGACTACAATAAAGTCAACAAGATGATGCTACTGAAATAA
- the guaA gene encoding glutamine-hydrolyzing GMP synthase — protein MNKETVLILDFGSQYTQLIAKSTRKLGVYSEIVPYNTTLEEIKKTAPKALILSGSPYSVNQSNAPFPDKGILDMGIPILGICYGMQLLSQWFGGVVVKSTKKEYGFATIKINSSSPLFTGLDGIEKVWMSHGDSLTEPPINFEVIAQSENSPYAAIHHTSKPFYAIQFHPEVTHTFNGLKILDNFLKKISGFKGDWTPVSFITNSVAELQQLIGDDRVLLALSGGVDSSVTAALLDKAIGDRLTAVFVDTGLLRKAEAEEVQEIFSEHWHLNLITIDAKELFYERLKGVADPEEKRKIIGKTFIEVFETEAEKHQEIKYLAQGTLYPDVIESVSFKGPSATIKSHHNVGGLPKKMKLRVVEPLRELFKDEVRLVGKELGLPDSILQRHPFPGPGLAVRIPGDITPQKVSILQEIDYIFIEELKKNGLYHEVWQAFAVLLPVQSVGVMGDERTYEYVCSLRAVCSSDGMTADWAELPATFLKRVSNRIINEVTGVNRVLYDISSKPPSTIEWE, from the coding sequence ATGAATAAAGAGACCGTATTAATATTGGACTTTGGCTCTCAATATACACAATTGATAGCGAAATCGACGAGGAAATTAGGTGTCTATTCAGAGATAGTACCTTACAATACGACACTGGAAGAGATCAAAAAAACTGCACCTAAAGCACTTATACTTTCAGGAAGTCCTTATAGTGTCAATCAAAGCAATGCCCCCTTTCCCGACAAAGGAATACTCGATATGGGTATCCCTATCTTGGGTATCTGTTACGGCATGCAATTACTTTCTCAATGGTTTGGTGGCGTAGTAGTCAAATCTACTAAGAAAGAGTATGGTTTTGCTACTATTAAAATCAACAGTTCAAGCCCGCTTTTCACTGGTCTTGATGGAATAGAGAAAGTATGGATGAGTCATGGAGATTCTTTAACAGAACCACCAATAAATTTTGAAGTCATAGCTCAAAGTGAAAATTCCCCTTATGCTGCGATCCATCATACATCTAAACCGTTCTATGCAATCCAGTTTCATCCGGAAGTTACTCATACTTTTAATGGATTAAAGATATTAGACAATTTCTTGAAAAAAATCTCTGGCTTCAAAGGGGATTGGACTCCCGTATCTTTTATCACTAACAGTGTAGCAGAATTGCAGCAACTAATAGGAGACGATAGAGTTTTGCTTGCATTAAGTGGAGGTGTAGATTCTTCAGTTACTGCGGCATTGCTCGATAAGGCAATAGGAGATCGTTTAACGGCAGTATTTGTCGATACCGGATTATTGCGAAAAGCAGAAGCCGAAGAAGTACAAGAGATATTTAGTGAACACTGGCATTTGAACTTAATAACTATCGATGCTAAAGAGTTATTCTATGAAAGATTAAAAGGGGTCGCTGACCCTGAAGAGAAGCGCAAGATTATCGGTAAAACCTTCATTGAGGTTTTCGAAACAGAAGCAGAAAAACATCAGGAGATAAAGTATCTTGCACAAGGAACTCTCTACCCGGATGTCATTGAGAGTGTTTCCTTTAAAGGTCCTTCAGCTACCATTAAATCGCATCATAATGTGGGTGGACTTCCCAAAAAGATGAAATTACGTGTTGTCGAGCCACTCAGGGAATTGTTTAAGGATGAAGTTCGATTGGTAGGCAAGGAGTTAGGATTACCAGACTCCATTCTGCAAAGGCACCCATTTCCCGGTCCTGGATTAGCAGTCAGAATACCTGGAGACATTACACCCCAAAAAGTCAGCATATTGCAAGAAATTGATTACATCTTCATTGAAGAACTGAAAAAAAACGGGCTCTATCATGAAGTATGGCAGGCGTTTGCGGTGTTGTTGCCAGTTCAGTCGGTCGGAGTGATGGGAGATGAAAGAACCTATGAATATGTTTGCTCATTACGTGCTGTATGCAGCAGCGATGGCATGACAGCAGACTGGGCAGAATTACCGGCAACTTTTCTGAAAAGAGTATCCAATAGAATCATTAACGAAGTAACAGGGGTTAACAGAGTGCTGTATGATATCAGTTCTAAACCACCGTCAACTATCGAATGGGAATAA
- a CDS encoding MFS transporter — protein MKSSVKQNWYGSMVIITSWLAVFCLFGYRATFALLKDPMSSQLGWSQAEISLGYSLMMLFYAVTAFISGLLLDKWGTRPAYIVAAIFSFLGFFLTSYMSNFYLYLFTFGLLGGIATGMLWVTSTVSVRKWFIGKTYGTMWGLVFMGAPLSQLLLTNLTRILMDYSGTEDWRLAMRYLSYLMLTAMLLAVLLAKRNPEDYGYKPVGYHEQSEEKTMTASFTLRKSYSYYAIWGVILTFLFSMMAEFLIWTQIVSYWTGDLLLPRSQAIRTYSLIGLLGIFTMPIMGILADQLVKKSKRESEGRKMMLTIGTVVGLLACLLLLYTGNSLWLIYFACLFFAIYWAVIPGGVIGYTGAIYGTRNLGKIWGLATLIVMGIGPFTGTFIGGLLKDISGVYRYSIYFSLFSFLLAVIFSCTLPKRIEIKNLENL, from the coding sequence ATGAAATCGAGTGTTAAGCAGAATTGGTATGGTAGTATGGTAATCATAACTTCATGGTTGGCAGTATTTTGTTTATTTGGATATCGGGCAACTTTTGCTCTCTTGAAAGATCCGATGAGTTCTCAACTTGGTTGGAGCCAGGCAGAGATCAGTCTTGGTTATTCATTGATGATGCTATTTTATGCAGTAACTGCATTTATTAGTGGTCTATTGCTTGATAAATGGGGAACCAGACCGGCTTACATTGTTGCAGCCATTTTCTCTTTTCTCGGTTTCTTCCTGACCAGTTACATGAGCAATTTTTATCTTTATCTCTTTACATTTGGATTATTAGGCGGAATAGCGACTGGAATGTTATGGGTTACATCTACAGTATCTGTGCGAAAATGGTTTATTGGGAAAACATATGGTACTATGTGGGGTCTTGTCTTTATGGGAGCCCCTCTATCTCAGCTTTTATTAACTAATCTTACCCGTATTCTCATGGATTATTCAGGTACAGAAGACTGGCGTTTAGCGATGCGCTATTTATCATACCTAATGCTTACAGCAATGCTACTGGCTGTTTTATTGGCAAAAAGAAATCCGGAAGATTATGGATACAAACCGGTCGGATATCATGAGCAATCAGAAGAGAAAACAATGACAGCATCTTTTACACTGCGAAAAAGTTATAGTTACTATGCTATCTGGGGTGTTATTCTCACTTTTCTCTTTAGTATGATGGCAGAATTCTTAATATGGACTCAAATCGTCAGCTATTGGACCGGAGATTTACTCTTGCCAAGATCACAGGCAATTAGAACTTATTCACTTATCGGTTTACTTGGGATCTTTACAATGCCAATAATGGGTATTCTGGCAGATCAACTGGTTAAAAAAAGTAAAAGAGAATCGGAAGGAAGAAAGATGATGTTGACGATCGGTACTGTTGTCGGACTTCTTGCCTGTTTGCTCTTACTCTATACCGGAAACTCTCTCTGGTTGATCTATTTTGCATGCTTATTTTTCGCTATCTATTGGGCAGTGATCCCGGGAGGAGTGATCGGGTATACAGGAGCGATCTATGGAACTCGTAATCTCGGGAAAATATGGGGATTAGCAACTTTGATCGTTATGGGTATAGGTCCTTTTACAGGCACTTTTATTGGTGGCTTATTAAAAGATATTTCCGGTGTTTATCGGTATTCGATCTATTTTTCGCTCTTCTCTTTTCTATTAGCAGTAATATTCTCTTGTACACTACCGAAGAGAATTGAAATAAAAAACCTTGAGAATCTTTAG
- the polA gene encoding DNA polymerase I has translation MSKIYLLDGTALIYRAYFAFINNPLRNSSGENTSAIFGVVNTLLKLINTEKPERIIVSFDLKEPTFRHEITDTYKANRPPAPEELISQIEPVKDFFKLLSIPEVSIPGFEADDILGTLAERLKDSYDIVIITSDKDFAQIVDDKVALFDPFSEKIVDAEQVKKKYGITPEQFADYLSIIGDSSDNIPGVRGIGPKGATTLLQQFNTLDDIYTNIEQISSESLRKKLLDGKESAYLSRRLARIVTDVPIEAETGLELRKLIEGSKFNEDILQKTIPYLQRYELNSILNKLNQSISLTTDNSTASEKQSETTNAELEHNTLSDELSFPWEKEESVTVDRKLSTSVKTDESVQGNDVVQLSFDFYSDSKKPEFIPHLIEKENDLKELLDKLQKKPIIAVAIVPSTRRGGSYNHIFSLDSNSSNGNDIDSDYLAGISICVENEHAYYIDLTKSMFSYSKSTASQDRSSFEYIPNLLTEIFSYINKEAIIVGHNIKHEYLILESLGITLREPLFDTMIASYLLDSALAKHNLIDCARRELHLELQPMEDILGTGKKKQDIKDLDIKIVAELANEDANSIFRLFEKYKHRLADNKLEYLFNNIEMPLLTVLATMERNGVYIDCDVLQDINQEISKEIDKLTESIYKLAGKEFNINSTQQLSKVMFDDLQIPPVKRTKTGYSTDNYVLEVLAEDFEIAQFLIDFRQLTKLRSTYVESLPQLVDKKTGRIHSSFNQTITTTGRLSSSNPNLQNIPIRSKAGKEIRKAFTVDDDEYLILSADYSQIELRILGILSKDRNLITAFNHDQDIHAQTAGLILNKPITMITQDERRMAKAINFGIIYGMGANKLSRETNISLNDAKEFIESYFTKFSRVKEYIQQQKYKARSYGYAETIMGRRLSIPNIHSSNQRLQSEAERIAVNMPIQGSAADIMKMAMIKLAKEFEKINKEVEKPLVRMIIQVHDELVFEVHNKELGKIRQIVIREMKNALPEKYRIIIPLAIDTGAGSNWFEAHS, from the coding sequence ATGTCAAAGATATATCTTTTAGATGGGACAGCACTTATTTATCGGGCTTACTTTGCCTTTATAAACAATCCCCTAAGGAATAGTAGCGGAGAAAATACGAGTGCGATTTTCGGGGTAGTAAATACTTTGTTAAAACTGATAAATACTGAGAAACCTGAGAGAATTATAGTTTCTTTCGATTTGAAAGAACCGACATTCAGACATGAAATTACTGATACGTATAAAGCTAATCGACCACCGGCTCCCGAAGAACTAATATCTCAGATTGAACCGGTAAAAGATTTTTTCAAACTTTTAAGTATACCGGAGGTATCGATTCCCGGTTTTGAAGCGGATGATATCTTAGGAACTTTAGCAGAGCGTTTAAAAGATAGTTATGATATCGTGATCATTACCAGTGACAAAGATTTTGCCCAAATTGTTGATGATAAAGTAGCCCTATTTGATCCTTTTTCCGAGAAGATAGTCGATGCTGAACAAGTTAAAAAGAAGTATGGGATAACTCCCGAGCAATTTGCCGATTACCTTTCGATAATCGGAGACAGCTCTGATAATATTCCCGGTGTGAGAGGCATTGGGCCGAAAGGTGCTACAACGCTATTACAACAGTTTAACACCCTAGATGATATTTATACTAATATTGAACAGATCTCTTCCGAATCATTAAGAAAAAAGTTACTGGATGGTAAAGAATCAGCTTATCTCTCTCGCAGATTAGCAAGAATAGTGACTGATGTACCAATAGAAGCCGAAACAGGGTTAGAATTGAGAAAGCTCATAGAGGGATCGAAATTTAATGAAGATATCCTACAAAAAACAATTCCTTACTTGCAAAGATATGAACTGAATTCGATTCTCAATAAGCTTAATCAATCAATATCCCTAACTACTGATAATTCAACAGCTTCTGAGAAACAGAGTGAGACAACTAATGCCGAACTAGAACATAATACTCTCTCAGATGAACTGTCCTTTCCCTGGGAAAAAGAAGAATCTGTAACCGTGGATCGGAAGTTATCAACGTCAGTTAAGACAGATGAGAGTGTTCAGGGCAACGATGTTGTTCAATTATCTTTTGATTTTTACAGTGATAGCAAAAAACCGGAATTTATACCTCATCTGATTGAAAAAGAGAATGATCTCAAGGAGCTACTTGATAAGTTACAGAAAAAACCGATCATAGCTGTTGCAATAGTACCTTCGACAAGGAGAGGCGGTTCCTATAATCACATTTTTTCACTTGATAGTAACTCTTCGAATGGTAATGATATAGATTCTGATTATCTTGCAGGTATCTCCATTTGTGTAGAGAATGAACATGCTTATTATATCGATTTAACAAAATCTATGTTCTCTTATTCAAAGTCAACAGCTTCCCAAGATAGATCCAGTTTTGAATACATACCGAATCTCTTAACCGAGATATTCAGTTATATTAATAAAGAAGCTATCATAGTGGGGCATAATATCAAACACGAATATCTGATATTAGAGAGTTTGGGTATTACCTTAAGAGAACCGTTATTTGATACGATGATTGCTTCTTATCTCTTAGATTCAGCTTTAGCTAAGCATAATCTCATCGATTGTGCCCGAAGAGAGTTACATCTGGAATTGCAACCGATGGAAGATATACTGGGTACTGGCAAGAAAAAACAGGATATCAAAGATCTGGATATTAAGATAGTTGCTGAACTGGCAAATGAAGATGCTAATTCGATCTTTCGTCTCTTTGAAAAGTACAAGCACAGATTAGCAGATAATAAGCTGGAATACCTATTTAATAACATCGAAATGCCACTTCTCACTGTTCTTGCTACAATGGAAAGAAACGGAGTCTACATTGATTGTGATGTCTTACAGGATATCAATCAGGAGATAAGTAAAGAGATCGATAAGCTGACAGAATCCATCTATAAGCTTGCCGGCAAAGAATTCAATATTAATTCCACCCAGCAACTGAGCAAAGTTATGTTTGATGATCTGCAAATTCCCCCTGTTAAGCGAACAAAAACAGGTTATTCAACCGATAACTATGTACTGGAAGTATTAGCAGAGGATTTTGAAATTGCCCAGTTCCTGATAGATTTTCGACAATTGACGAAATTAAGGTCAACCTATGTTGAATCATTACCCCAATTAGTTGATAAGAAGACGGGCAGAATTCATTCTTCATTTAATCAGACGATCACAACTACCGGACGATTATCTTCATCGAATCCCAATCTGCAGAACATTCCAATCAGGAGTAAAGCCGGTAAAGAGATCAGAAAAGCTTTTACTGTCGATGATGACGAGTATTTGATTCTTTCTGCAGACTATTCACAGATAGAATTGCGAATTTTAGGTATCCTTTCTAAAGACAGGAATCTCATAACTGCCTTTAATCACGATCAAGACATTCATGCCCAAACTGCCGGTCTCATCTTAAACAAACCGATAACCATGATAACCCAAGATGAAAGACGGATGGCGAAAGCGATTAACTTCGGAATAATTTACGGTATGGGTGCAAACAAGTTGTCTAGAGAGACCAATATTAGTCTCAATGATGCCAAAGAGTTTATTGAATCCTATTTTACGAAGTTTTCCAGAGTTAAAGAATACATCCAGCAGCAAAAGTATAAAGCCCGATCTTATGGCTATGCCGAGACTATCATGGGAAGAAGGTTATCTATTCCCAATATCCATAGTTCAAATCAAAGATTACAGAGTGAAGCAGAACGCATTGCCGTTAATATGCCGATACAGGGTAGTGCTGCCGATATAATGAAAATGGCTATGATCAAACTCGCCAAGGAGTTCGAAAAAATTAACAAAGAAGTTGAGAAACCGCTGGTTAGAATGATTATTCAGGTACATGACGAACTTGTCTTTGAGGTTCACAATAAAGAACTGGGAAAAATACGGCAGATAGTTATCAGAGAAATGAAGAATGCCTTACCGGAGAAATACCGCATTATTATTCCCTTAGCTATTGATACAGGTGCTGGTTCAAACTGGTTTGAAGCACATTCGTAA